DNA sequence from the Desulfonatronum thiosulfatophilum genome:
GTGGCGGCCTTGTTCGAAGACCAACAGTACCGCGTTGTTTTTCAGCGCATCGATGCGAAAGACGAAATAGTTTCCCGCATTGCGCAGTCCGAATGCCAGGCCGGCGGCCATGTCGATGCATCCGGATTCGCAGCGGACGGCGACCTCCAGTTCACCGTTGGAGAAACGGCTGTCCTTGGCGATGGCCAGGGGAAAATAGGAATAGGCCTTGATGGTTTCCAGAAAGGAGTGGTAGCCGTCTCCGGTTACCCGCCCCAGAAGACAGGCCAGTCCGGATGAAACCGGATCAACCATTCGGTTTCCGGTCTGTCGGCAAATCGTTTCACCCTCCTCTTCATGGCGGGACCAGTGCCCTTCCCGGACGTAAAAATTCCTGATGCCGTCATCAGGCGTGTGGGCCAGGAAATCATAATCCCCGGCGAAAAACATCCCGGCCAGCCGTTGAACGTCCTGTTCATCCTTCAACGCCACGTCCAGCAATCGGCTGCATCCCAGCAGCCGCCCCATCAGATCCAGCTTTTCCTGCACGACCAGCGCATCATGGCCTTTCAATACGGCCGTGATGAAATCCCCCTTCATTTCCGTTCGGAATTCCAGCCTCTCCAGGATCTCGGCCAGCAGAAGAACGCGCAGCGACTTGCCGAAGTAGCTGCCTGCGCCTCCGGAAAACTGGAATGAAACATAATTCCGCGAACCCTCGTCCGTGCAGAGCGCGTCCAGGTTGGCGTAGTGATACCCGAACTTGGCATTCAGGTTCAGATAGTCCTCGGCCACAAGAGCAAAACTGTCCTGGCCAACAACCTGTTGCGCATGGCCCAAAGCGCCGCTGGTCATCAATGCAGCCAGATTGCGCGGCGACGGATCCACCGTGCTGGACCAGTTCAAACCGGGATGGGTCAGACCGTTCCAGAGTGCCCGCAGGGGAACGGAGCGGATGTCGTCCGGGGTTGCGACGTCGCAGTCGGTCAGCCCTTCCCGCAAGCCGCCTCCCAGGTCGATCAGCCGGATGCGCAGCGGAATATCCGCCGCCAGCACCGCTGCGGGATGCCGATCATGGGCCCCCCGATCCTCGGAAAGGGTGAACATTTCGGTGATGCTTTTTTCGTGCAGATAGCGGATCACATCGTGAATGGTGCGGCAATTTTCCGGCGTGAATGTTTCGGATTGAGGATCAAGGAGATGCAACGGGGTGATCTTTTCCAGGATGTTTTCCAGACGATGCTGCATGGGCCCGTGCATTGCCCTTCCCGGACTCATTTTTTTGGCGGCATCCACCCATTTCTGAATCCGGCCCCGGTAGATCGTGGTTGTTCCGGCATCCATGGTCACTTCAACCCCCTGCTCAATCCGCGCCGCGGCCTCCTTGGCGTCCACAATGGCCGGAACCCCATATTCCCGCACCACCGAAGCCAAGTGGCTGCCTACCCCTCCCGTCTCCGTGACCAGGCCCTGGATGCGTTGCATGTACCGGGCATAGTCCGGCGATGCATTCCGGACCACCAGAATCGCATTCTCCGGAATTCGATCCATCTCCGCCGGATCACGAGGGATGAACGCCTTGCCCGCGGCAATGCCCACGGAAGCGGTCTTCCCGGCGCTGAGCAGGACCGGATGCGCCGCGTCGTCAATCTTAGCCCTGGAGAACTGTGCGCTTTGCACGACCTTCAGGGGCCGGGACTGCAGCAGCAACATGCGGCCCTGTTGGTCCTCGGCCCATTCGATGTCCTGGGGAGCCTGAAAATACTGCTCCAGCCGGATCACATGCCTGGCCAGATTTCGGATGAGAGCATCGGAGATCGCCGGCTTATCCCGGAGGTTCTCGTCCACGTCCACGAGTTCCGTACCGCCGTCGGCCTTCAAACGAAGCCGGCGTGTCTTGCCGACAATCTCCCGCCGCACGATCGAGAGTTCCTTCTTGTCCACGACGTAGACATCCGGTGAGTTCACCCCGCTCACCAGCGTCTCCCCCAGCCCCGGGACCGCGAAGATCATCACGACGTCCGGATCTGAGGCATCTGCCCCGTCTGACTCGGTGGAGTCCTTTGCACCGGACTGCTCACGCTGCTCGCCGGCCGGATTCACGGAATAGGCGACGCCGCCGGCTCGAGCATCCACCATGGCCATGATCAACGCGCACATGGGAGTTTCATCGTCCCCGAGCTGGTTGTGCAGGCGGTAGGCTATGGCTCGGGGACTGTATTTTCCGGCCAGAACCTGCCGGTAGTCGGCCAGGATGTTTTTCCTGTCCACACCCAGCACCGAGACATATTGCCCGGCAAAGGAGATCCGACCGTCCTCGCCCACGGCGCTGCTGCGCACTGCCGCCAGGAGTCTGCCACCCTGCCGTTTTTCCAAATCCCGGCAGGCGTCCTCAATTTCCTCAGCCAGCGACCGGGGAACCTCGGCTTCCAGAATGGTCTGCCGCAGGTTTCTGCTGACATCCTCCAGAGCGCCCGCCGCATCCGGATCGAGTCCGTCCAGGGCTTCCCGAATGCGCTCCTGGAGCTGATTCTCACGCATGAACAGTCTGAAGGCCTCGGCGGTAACAACAAATCCCGCCGGAACGGGTATATCCAATTGGGAGGCCATGATCCCAAGATTGGCTGCCTTGGCCCCGGTAAAACTGATCATTTCCGAAGTCACCGCCCGCAGGGGCAGCACAAGTTCCTTGCGTCTTGCGGCAAGAGGCTGCAACTCCACCAGGACCTCCCTGCCGATCCGTTCCACCAGTTGCCGCAACGGCGCGTACTTGTCGCCGCCCAGGGCCTCCATGGACGAGACCATGGCTTTTACGGAAATGAGCAGCCTGCCCAGGTATTCATGCACGTCCACCGGCCGCAGGGACCAACCGCCCCGGTAGGCCTGATCCACTTCGGCCATGGCTTCCAGGGCATCGGAATTATGGGCCAGAAACTCCTTGAAAAGATCGTACGACCTGGCATGGTCCGAAGCCGGATCAGCCAGCGGTCGGCATGATTTTCGACGTGCTGCCACGTAAAACTCCTCTACTGCTCCCCCCCGCTCCTTGGTCGCTCAAGTCGCAGAAGATCGCCAAGGAAAACATTTTGTAACTACTCACCAATGGCCCTGGTTCAGATGCTGGAAACACTGGGAGCGCCGCACCCCAGTGCGGCACGTAACTTACGCCGGAAGAAACGCATCTACCAGAATTCGTCAGACCCAGGTCCAGGTTCAGACTTGGCCAAGGGAATTTGAGCCGGCATTTCATCCGGCCGTCCCATGACAAGACGTGCCGCACTGGGGTGCGGCGCTCCCAGGTGAAGAGGTGCCGTCGGAGCACAATTATGGCAATGCACGGATATGTGCTGAGTAGACACAACATTTCAAAGTTGCCTCACCCCTGCGGTATGACAACGAGCATTGCCGCCAGGCGAAAATCTTGCTTCTTGGCGGCCCCTGCGCCTCGAGCGAAGCGG
Encoded proteins:
- a CDS encoding PEP/pyruvate-binding domain-containing protein — translated: MAARRKSCRPLADPASDHARSYDLFKEFLAHNSDALEAMAEVDQAYRGGWSLRPVDVHEYLGRLLISVKAMVSSMEALGGDKYAPLRQLVERIGREVLVELQPLAARRKELVLPLRAVTSEMISFTGAKAANLGIMASQLDIPVPAGFVVTAEAFRLFMRENQLQERIREALDGLDPDAAGALEDVSRNLRQTILEAEVPRSLAEEIEDACRDLEKRQGGRLLAAVRSSAVGEDGRISFAGQYVSVLGVDRKNILADYRQVLAGKYSPRAIAYRLHNQLGDDETPMCALIMAMVDARAGGVAYSVNPAGEQREQSGAKDSTESDGADASDPDVVMIFAVPGLGETLVSGVNSPDVYVVDKKELSIVRREIVGKTRRLRLKADGGTELVDVDENLRDKPAISDALIRNLARHVIRLEQYFQAPQDIEWAEDQQGRMLLLQSRPLKVVQSAQFSRAKIDDAAHPVLLSAGKTASVGIAAGKAFIPRDPAEMDRIPENAILVVRNASPDYARYMQRIQGLVTETGGVGSHLASVVREYGVPAIVDAKEAAARIEQGVEVTMDAGTTTIYRGRIQKWVDAAKKMSPGRAMHGPMQHRLENILEKITPLHLLDPQSETFTPENCRTIHDVIRYLHEKSITEMFTLSEDRGAHDRHPAAVLAADIPLRIRLIDLGGGLREGLTDCDVATPDDIRSVPLRALWNGLTHPGLNWSSTVDPSPRNLAALMTSGALGHAQQVVGQDSFALVAEDYLNLNAKFGYHYANLDALCTDEGSRNYVSFQFSGGAGSYFGKSLRVLLLAEILERLEFRTEMKGDFITAVLKGHDALVVQEKLDLMGRLLGCSRLLDVALKDEQDVQRLAGMFFAGDYDFLAHTPDDGIRNFYVREGHWSRHEEEGETICRQTGNRMVDPVSSGLACLLGRVTGDGYHSFLETIKAYSYFPLAIAKDSRFSNGELEVAVRCESGCIDMAAGLAFGLRNAGNYFVFRIDALKNNAVLLVFEQGRHKELDRAVMEFNPDQWYRLGVSIAAQSISASVDGEIVLEHHAPKAIHGYCGLWSKSDSVASFRKLHLRHAQGERTFEC